The genomic region GATCTTCGCGAGCTCGTCCTGCGTGAACACGGTGGCGGTCCCCGTGCGCTTGGCGTCGAGGACCGGCGTCTCCGCGGTCACGGTAAGGGTTTCCGCGACCGAGGCGACCTTTAGTCCTACGGTGATGTCGACGCTAGTGCCGGTGGCCACGACCACGTTTTCGCGGGTGACGGTGGCGAAGCCGACGAGTGTAGTCGTGAGCTGATAAGCGCCGGGGTCAAGGTTCAGGACTCGAAACCGGCCGTCGGCGCCACAGATGGTGGTGAAGGTGCCCCCGGGCCCCTTGACCGTCACGCTGGCGCCGGGCAGGGCCGCGCCCGACTCGTCGGTGACGGTACCGTAGACATTGCCGGTGGCGAGCTGGGCATGGATGGGAAGGGCCGTGGCCAGTAACACCACTAGGCTAAGCGCGATTCTCTTCATATCAGACAACCTCCTCCTTGGGATGAGGCGGGCTGCTAGGAACAAGTGGTTGAACGCATCCCAGCAAAACGCGGGCCACGCCAAGTCGGCAGGCCCCAGATCGCCACGTTGGCAATAATCACTTTAGTGGACGATAGTTACGACCTGCCGATGGACATCCATCTCCACTGGCTCATTCCATCCGGTCGTAGCGATCGGTTCCGTGAATCCATAGATTTGGACACATGTTGAGTCGGGCTAAGCACGCTCACCAACACTCCAGGTAAGCTTGTTCCGGCAAGGTGGGATCAGAAGGGACGGGTCACCGCGATCGCTCGAGCCGGGCGACCTCCTCCGGTCCCAATCGCCGCCAGCGGCCGGGAGCCAGCTCGCCCAAAGCCAGGTCACCCACTCTGACCCGTACCAGCTCTTCCACCGGGAGTCCCACCGCCGCGCACATCCGTCGGACCTGACGGTTCCGGCCTTCCGTGAGGACGATCTCCAGCCAAGAGTGCCCCCCCCGGGCCGCGCCCAGGGGTCGCACACGCGCCGGGCGGGTCACGGTGCCATCGGGTAGGGCGACACCCTCCCGCAGGATGCGCAGCGCCACCTCGCCCGGGACCCCCCCCACGCGCGCGTGGTAGGTCTTCGCCACCTCGTGCCTTGGGTCGGTGAGCCGCTCCCCCAGGCGGTGATCGTTGGTGAGGACGAGGAGGCCGGAGGTGTCCTTGTCCAGCCGGCCTACCGGGAAGACCCAGCGGCCCACGTCCCCGAGGCGGTCGTAGACGGTGGCCCGGCCGCCGGGGTCCTTGCGCGTGGTGACGAGGCCGGGCGGTTTGTGGAAGGCGATCACGATTCGCTCCGTGTCATCCCCCACTCGTTCTCCGTCCACTGTGACCCGTTCACGTCGGGGATCGATCCGTCGCTCGGGCAGCTTCACGACCCGGCCCGAGACGCGCACCCGCCCCTCCTTGATCCATCGCGCCGCCTCCGTTCGGGAGCAGACGCCGAACTTGGAGAGGGCCCGGGCGAGCGAGACGGGAGCGGGGCCTTCTTGTGGGGAACGACCGCGGGGGGAGCCGCGCGGGGGCAGGGACACTACTGCGGCTTGTCGCTCAAGGCGAAGGTCATCTGGCCCTCGCAGACGACGCGACCCGCCACCCGGGCCACGCCCCGGAGGCTCCCCATCTTGCTCCGCAGTCGCAACACCGTCCCCTCCAGCAAGACCTGGTCTCCCGCCGCCACCGGGCGCCGGTAGCGCACGCGATCGATGCCCATGAAGTAGATGAGGCGAGAGCGATTCTCGGGTTTGGCCAGGATCAGCACAGCCCCCGCCTGGGCCATGGCCTCGGTCAGGATGGAGGCGGGAAGGATGGGCACCCCCCCCGGTCCGGCGATGAAATACCGCTCGTCGGAGGTGACGTTCTTGACGCCCACGATCCGGCGGTCGGCTTCGAACTCGATGATGCGGTCCACGAGCAGGAACGGGTAGCGGTGGGGCAGGATGGCCTTGATGTCCTCGATCTCCAGGGGCAGCTTGAGGGCGGTGGCCACGGTCATTGGAGGCTTAGTCTACACCTCCCCCGGGGCCGAGAAGGGCCCGTGTTAACATGGCCCGTGCGCGGATCGGAGAGTGTCAAGCACAGTCCGCCCCTGCCCGGTGAGCTGCTGGCAGAGCTGCTCCTGCTCGTGGGCGAGATCAACTCCGTCCTCGACCCTGATGAGCTGCTCTCCGCCATCGCCCAGCAGCTCCGCCGCATCGTAGACTATAAGATCCTCGACATCTTCCTTCCCGACGCGGACGGTGTGCTCTCCCCCGCCCTCATCGAGGGACACTCCCCGGAGTCGGTGGCGCAGTTTCGCCTGCGGCCCGGGGAGGGAATCGTGGGCGCGGCCGCCCAGCTTCGGGAGCCCATCTTCGTCCCCGACGTGGCCCAGGATCCGCGCTATGTCTCCTTCTTCCCGGGGGTGGTGGCGGAGCTGGCCATTCCCCTCGTCCATCGCGACCGGCTCGTGGGCGTACTCAACATCGAAGGCCCGGACGTGGAGGCTTTCAGTCCCGCCGCCCGCACCGCGCTCGGGGTCCTGGCCAACCACCTGGCCGTGGCCATCGCCAACGCCACCCTCTACCGGGAGACCCGCTGGTACGCCGGGCTGCTGGCCACCCTCTACGAGATCGGCAAGGAGACCGCGTCCATCCTGGACCTGGACGAGCTGCTGCACCGAGTGGCGGAGATCGTGAAGCGTGTGATCGACTACGAGATGTTCGGGATCCTGCTCATGGACGAGGAGCGGGGGGAGCTGGTGCTGCGCAAGGCAGTCAACCTGGGGACCTCCAAGGAGAAGCAGCGGCTCAAGGCGGGCGAGGGGCTCTGCGGGGCCGCCGTCCGCACCAAGGCTCCGGTGCTGGTGGGGGACGTGACGAAGGACCCGCGCTATCTGGGCCTGGTCCCGGAGACGCGCTCCGAGCTCGTGGTCCCGCTCGTCCACAAGGACCGGGTGGTGGGGGTCTTCGACCTGGAGTCGCCCGTGCTCGATCGCTTCACCGAGGAGCATGTGAAGGTTCTGACTCCCCTCGCCAGCCAGGTGGCGGTGGCAGTTGAGAACGCCCGCCTCTACGCGGAGCTCAAGAAGAACGAGGAGCGGCTGCACAAGGAGCTCATCATTGCCCAGGGCATCCAGCGTGGGCTCTTCCCCGAGGACTGTCCTTCCGGGCCGGGTTGGGAGGCCTCCGCCCACTTCCGCCCCGCCCGCGAGCTGGGGGGCGACCTCTACGACTTCTTCGACATGGGGGAGGGGGTCCTGGGCGTGGCCGCGGGCGACGTCGCCGGCAAGGGCGTCCCCGCCGCCCTCTACGGGGCCTTCGCCTCGGGCACGGTGCGGGCCCGCGCCTTCCAGCGGCGGGGCCCCGCCGACCTGATGATGGCGGTGAACCGGACGCTGCGGCGGCGCGGGGTGGAGGGGCTCTACTGCACGCTCGGATACTCCCTTTTTGACTTCCGCGCCCGTGCCCTGCGCGTTGCCAACTCGGGCCTGCCCTATCCGATTCTTTACCGGGCGGCCAGCGGCCGCAGCGCTCCCGTCGAGGTGGGCGGCCTCCCCCTCGGCTGCTTCGACAGCGTGGCCTACGACGAGAAGGAGCTCGAGCTGTCGGCCGGGGACGTGTTCGTCTTTCACACGGACGGCCTCACCGAGGCCCGGCGGGGGGGCGAAGACTACGGAGTGGCCCGCCTGGGCCGCCAGATCGAGGAGCATGCCCGCCTGCCCGCGCCCCGCCTGGGGGAGAAGATTCTGGAGGACGTGGACCGGTTCATGGGGGACGCCGTCCCCACCGACGACGTCACCCTCATCGTGGTGAAGGTGCTATGAGCCAGCCGGAACGCCGCAAGAGCCCCCGCTTCTCGGTGAACGTGCCCGTGCGCGTGACGAGCGGCGCCGACACCTTCGCCGGGATCCTGAAGGATCTCTGCCGCGACGCCGCCCTCGTGGAGAGCCAGCGCGCGGCCACCCTGGGGAGCGACGTGGCGCTGGCCCTGGCCCTCCCCGGAACGGGGGGGCCGCTCCAGGTGGCCGGCCGCGTGGTGCGGCTGGGGGAAGGAGACCACGGGGGCCACGACATCGCCGTCCTCTTCACCAACCTGACCTCGGCCGCCGAGACCCGCATCGAGTTCTTCATCACCCTCCAGCAGGGCGGCTGATCCCTGAGGGATGCCCGGGACTGCGTGACCCCCATCACAGTGCGGACAGGCGGCCGATCGGGTATACTCGCGCGCTCCATCAGAGATATCGTGTTGTCCGAGAACGGTTTGCGTGCTCTAGCCTTGTTGGCGGCGCTCCCCGCGGCGTCCTGGGGACAGGTGCCCCGCTTCTCCACCGGCGCGGAGCTCGTGGTGCTCTCGGCCACCGCCGTGGACGGCAAGGGACGCCCGGTGACGGACTTGAGGGCCGAGGAGCTCAAGATCTTCGAGGAGGGGCGCCCCCAGAGGCTTGCCCACTTCTCCGAAGGCCGGGACCTCCCGGCGCGTGTGCTCCTGCTCGTGGATGCAAGCGGGAGCATGAACACGGAGCTGAAAGTCACGAGCACCCGCATGGCCGCCTACCAGATCCTGGGCTCGCTGGGACCGGAGGACGAGATCGCTCTCGCCGGGTTCGACCAAGACTACTGGGGGCTCGTTCCCTTCACGCGAGACCGGGAGCGGATCAAGAAGGCCTTCGACGAAATCGTCCCCTTTGGCTCCACCGCCCTCCACGACGCCCTCGACCGAGCGGCGCGGGATCTGGCCAGCCACGGGGAGGGCCGTCGGGCGGTGGTGGTGATCACCGACGGCATGGACACGGCGAGCCAGCACACCCCGGACGAGGTGATCGCCCATTCCCGCGCCCTCGACGTCCCGATCTACGCGGTGTCCGTGGTGTCGCCCCTCGACGATCCGTCCTCTTCGCTGTTCGTCGGTCGGCAGAAGCCGAGCCCGGCGTCGGTGGGAAGCGCGGTGCTCGCCCGTTACGCGTCCCTCTCCGGGGGGGCGGCCTTCAGCATCAGCGACTTCAACGGGCTACGGCGGGCCGCCACCCAGATCGCGGGCGAGCTCAAGCATCAGTACCGGCTGGGCTACGACCCCCCCGAGGGTCCGGCCCGCTTCCGCCGTGTCGAGGTGCGCTCCACGCGGAAAGGGGTGGTGGTGCGCACCCGCAGCGGCTACGTTCCAGCGTCCTAGGGTAGGTTTATGACGTCGTCCGGGCGAGAAACTCGCCCACAATAAGGAGGTCTTGGTGAGAGCCATCGTGGTGACGTTGTTTGCGGGAGCAGCCTTCTCGGGCTGTGCGACCAACAAGTACGTGCAGCGCGAGGTGGGGGAGATCAACAAGAAAGTGGACGCCGTCTCCGCGGAAGTGGAGAAGACCGAGCAGCGGGTTCAGAGGGCGGAGGTCCGGATCGACCAGGTGGATAAGGGCGTCCAGACCGCCCAGGCGGGGGTGACGGAGGCCAAGGGCTCCGCTCAGCAGGCCATGAACAAGGCCCAGGACGCGGAGAAGGCGGCCAAGGGCAAGCTCATCTACACCGTGACCCTTTCCAACGACAAGGTTCGCTTCCCCATGAACCATGCCGAAATCAGCGACGAGGCCAAGAAGCTGATCGACGATGCCATCGCCCCCTACAAGGCCGAGAACCGGGGTGTGTACTTCGAGATCGAGGGCCACACCGACTCCACGGGGCCGGAGGACTACAACATGAAGCTGGGGGAGGAGCGGGCCACGTCCGTCCGCAACTACCTGGCCAAGACCCACGGCATTGCCCTGGCCCGCCTTTCCGTGATCTCGTACGGGCCGAGCAAGCCGGTGGCTGACAACAAGACCCCGGAGAACCGGGCCCAGAACCGGCGGGTGGTGATCCGGGTCCTGGAGTAGAGCCTTTCCGCGTCGAGCCCCGGGGCAGGGCAGCGCTCCGGGGAATGGAATGCCGCCGCCCCCCCGGCGGTATCCTTCGTGGAGGCGACCACTCCGGCCCGCATGGGCGCGCTTCGATGAAGCTGGCAGAGGGCGATCGGGGCGAGTCAGACCTCCTGGCTAAGGCGAAGGGGGGGAATTTCTTTGCCTTCGAGAAGATCGTTAAGCATTACCAGCGCCGCGTCTACGGCGTGGCCCTGCGCATCGTGCGCCGCCACGACGTGGCGGATGACGTGGCCCAGGAGGCCTTTATCCGGGCCCACCAGGCCCTGGACAGCTTTGATCTCGCCCGCCCCTTCGGCCCCTGGATCTGCCGCATCGCCGCCAACCTCGCCGTCAACCACGTCCGCTCCCCGCACGCCCGGGAGGAAGGCCTCCCCGAGGGCCACAGCGAGACCCCTGCCCGGGGGAACGATCCCCTTGATGGGGTGCTCGAGCGCGAGGCCCGGGAGGTGCTGGATCGGGCCGTGGCGGGCCTGCCCCTGGAGCAGCGCGCGGTCTTCGTTCTCCGCACCGTGGAGGACTTCTCCTACCTCGAGATCGCCGAGGCCCTGGGCATCTCCCCGGGCACGGTCATGAGCCGCCTCTTCCGCGCCCGCGAGCGCCTCTGCGACGCCCTGTCTCCTTACTTGGGCACTTCCCTGCGCCGGTCGGGAAGGGAACACCGATGAGCGCCCACGTGCTGGACCGGCTCTCCGCCTACCTGGACGGTGAGCTCTCGCCCCCGGACCGCGCCCTCGTGGCCGAGCACCTGGCCGGCTGTGAAGAGTGCTCCCGCCGGCTCCAGGCGCTGGGGATCGTGGACGCGGCGGCGCGGGAGCTGCCGGCGGAGCCTCCGGCCGGCTACTTCTCGGCCTTCCCCGGACGAGTGCGGCGTCGACTGGAGGGGGATACCCGCGAGCGCGCCTCCTGGCGTGTGCCGGCCTGGACTTGGGCGGCGGCGGCCGCCGCCCTCCTGGCCGTGGTGGCGCCCCTCACCCTGATGCGGTCTCGTCTCCCCGGGGGATCGCCGCAGGAGGAGAAGGCCTCTCCCGCGACCGGCTTCGCCGCCACCCCACCCGCCGCGGCTCTACAAGCCCCCGCCGCGGCCTCCCCCGCCAAGGCGGCGCCGAGCCCCGCCGAGCTCCCGGCGCGCATGCCGAAGCCGGAGACGAGGGCCGAGGGGAGCGCGGGCCTGCCGCCGGGAATGGTTGGCGGGCGCGAGTTGCCGGCAGATGCGCTGGCTCGGGGAGGGACGGCAGCGGCCTCGCCGGGGACTCCGCCCCCGGCCGCCGGCCTGCTCGCGGAGAGTCGGGCGCCCGAGCCCAAGCCTTTCGCGGCCCCCGCGCCCGCTCCTGAAAAGCCCGCTGCTGAAGAAAAGGATGAAGCAAAGCCATCGGGAGGGCGGAACCTGACGGAACGGGAGTCCGGGACGGCCTCGCTCGACAGCGCCCGACCCCCAGCGGGCCAGGATCGCGGCGTGCGGGCCAAAGGGCAACTCGAGGCGGCGCCGGAAGTGGCCTTGAAGAGAGCCACCCCGAGCCCACCCCTGGAGGCGGACCGCCTCTACCGTAACCTTCTCTTCCGGTCTGCGCAGACGCTCGCAGAGGCACGCGAGCTGCGCGAGGCCTGGAGGTCCTTCAGCCGGCTCCACCCCGAGGGCGCCCCCGCCGACGAGGCCAGGGTTAGGGTGGTGGAGACGGGGGCCCAAGCCTATCGGCTCGGCTCGGACCCGGACGACTTGACTCGGGTGCGGGACGACGCCCGGGCCTACCTGGAGCGCAAGGACGCGGCTCAAGCCGCTCGAGTAAGGGCGGTGCTGGAGGCGCTGGGGCTGCAGCCCTAAGCGGCGGTCCAGACTGGGGTTGACGTGGCAAGGCCGACCCTACGCCAGACCCGTGATTCGGGTCACTGAGTCGCTCGCGGGCCAGCGGTACACTTCACCCAATACTCGGGTCTAGGGCCCGATCCGCTCCTGCTCAGAGCAAACCCGGGGTAACCCGGAGACGCAGAGCCACGGGGCCCCCAGGGCCAGCCGAGCCACCAGGAGCCTTCAATGGTCCGAGCCCGTCACGGGCCGGAACAGGGAGGTTCACCGTGAAGGGCACGAGCGGCTGTGTCCTGGTCCTCATCCTCGTCGCCGGCCGGGCTCACGCCCAGGCGGTCAGCGTCCCCGTCGATGCGGCGGCGGGTCGACACCCGATCGACCCCCGAATCTACGGACTGGCCTATCCCGATCCGGCCTCCATCACCGACCTGCGCTGCCCGCTCTCGCGCTGGGGAGGCAACAACACCAGCCGCTACAACTGGCAGCAGAACGCGGACAACCGGGGCGCCGATTGGTACTTCGAGAGCATCGCCTACAGCAGCCCCAACGCCGGGGACGCCACCGACACCTTCATCTCCCAGGCCAAGTCGGGTGGCGCCCAGCCCCTGCTCACCATCCCCACCATCGGCTGGGTGGGGAAGCTGGGCCCGAGCCGTGGAAAGCTGGCGAGTTTCTCGATTGCCAAGTACGGACCCCAGACGGGCGCGGACTCCCAATGGTTCCCCGACGCCGGCAACGGCATCTCCAGCGGGACCGGCCAGCCCGTCACCGGCAACGACCCCAACGACGCCAGCGTCGCTTCGAACTCGACCTTCCAGCAGGGCTGGGTGCAACACCTCGTGTCGCGGTGGGGCACGGCGGCGAACGGCGGGCTCCTCTACTACATCCTGGACAACGAGCCCAGCATTTGGCACTCCACCCATCGGGATGTCCACCCCACGGGCGCCACCATGGACGAGATCAAGAACGACATCCTGGACTACGGAGCCCGGATCAAGGCCCAGGATGCCGGGGCCTTGATCGTGGGACCGGAGGAGTGGGGCTGGTCGGGCTACCTCTACAGCGGCTACGACCAGCAGTGGGGCGCGCAGCATGGTTGGTCCTCCCTGCCCGACCGGGCAGCCCACGGCAATTGGGACTACCTGCCCTGGGTCCTCGATCAGCTGCACCAGCACGACGTCTCCACCGGCCAGCGCCTCCTGGACGTTTTCACCGTGCACTACTACCCGCAGGGCGGGGAGTTCGGAAACGACACCTCCACCGCCATGCAGCTGCGGCGCAACCGTTCGACCCGCTCCCTCTGGGATCCCGCTTACGTCGACGAGAGCTGGATCGCGGACACCGTTCGGCTCGTTCCGCGCCTCAAGGCTTGGGTGACGACGTACTATCCAGGCACCGAGATCGGGATCACGGAGTACAACTGGGGCGCCGAGGGACACATCAACGGGGCCACCGCCCAGGCCGACATCCTGGGCATCTTCGGGCGGGAGGGCTTGAACCTGGCCACCCGGTGGACGACGCCGGCCGCCGCCAGCCCCACCTACAATTCCATCAAGATGTACCGCAACTACGACAATTCGGGCTCCGGCTTCGGTGACACCAGCGTCTCCGCGGCCGCCCCCAGCCCCGACACGCTGGCCGTATTCGCCGCCGAACGCACCGCCGATGGCGCCCTCACCATCATGGCCGTCAACAAGGTCCTCACGGGCACGACCGCCGTCTCCTTCCCTCTCGCCAACTTCGTCGCCGCGGGGACGGCCCAGGTCTGGCAGCTCACGTCGAGCAATGCGATCACGCGCCTCGCCGACGCCACCCTGTCGGGTTCGGCCCTGAGCGCTACGCTTCCCGCCCAGAGCGTCACGCTGTTCGTCATTCCCCCATCGGCGGCACCGCCCGCCCTCTCCATCAATGACATCGTGGCGGGGCCGACCAGCGCCATCTTCACGGTCAGCCTATCCGCGGCGAGCGCTCAGACCGTCACCGTCGCCTATGCCACCGCGGATGGCACTGCCACCGCCGGCGCCGATTACGTGGCCGCGACGGGCACCCTCTCCTTCTCCCCTGGAACCACCGCGCAGGTCGTTACGGTTCAGGTCATAGGCGCAACCCGTCTCGTCGACAAGGCGTTCCTCGTCAACCTGAGCACGCCCTCCGCGGCCACCATCGCCAAGCCTCAGGGCACGGGAACTATCGTCCACGTCCCCCCCACCCGGGGGTGGGAGGACGGCACAAGCGGCGTTACCTCTCACTCGAATTGCGGCACGGGAGCGGTCGAGCACTTGACCAGCCAGTACGTCGGCTACATCGGCATCACGGACGTCACCTTCCCCCGGGTCGGCGACATCTACTACTCCCGCGTGGTCGTGAGCACGGTGGGCAATGCCTGCGCGGGGACCTCGGTCCACGTGGAGGTGCTGCTCCCGCCGTCCACCCAGTTCGAGATCAGCGCCGGGCACCCCGTCCTCTGCTTCTCCACGAGCCCAGGAGGTGTGACCACCCCGATCGTGACCGGGTGCCCGCAGACCGTGAGCCAGGGGACTCACGGCTGGACGGTGGACTCGACTGATCCGGCACACCCCGGACCGTGGGCCCTACCCATGGGCTCTACGCTCGAGATCCGGTTCCCGGTGCGCACCCTCCAGAGGCTGAGCGGCAGCGCGACCAACTCGTATCTCCAGTCGTATGTCCAGGCCATGGACGGGGTGAGCAATCCTTGGGGGAACTCGACCCAGCCCGTCTCCGTCGGAGACAAGCCTCCCGGCTCACGCCTGGGCCAGGGAGGGGCCGACTTCGACAACGACCTCCGGGCGGATCCCACCGTCTACTACCAGGCCAACGGGCTCTGGTACGTCCGGAAATCGATGACGGCGTCGACCTTCTCTGTGTCCCTCGGAGGGACGGGCTATGCGTCCGTGTCGGGTGACTTCGATTGGGACGGCATCCCCGACGTGGCGGTCTATCACCAGAGCTCCGGGCTCTGGTTCATCCGGAAGTCCTCGACGGGCGCGACCTATTCGTACGGCTTCGGGGGCCCCGGCTTCACACCGGTTCCCGCCGACTACGATGGAGACCAACAGACGGACTTCGCCGTTTATCATCAGGCGAGCGGACTCTGGTACATCAACAAGAGCACGACCCTCACCTCGGTTTCCGTCGGCTTCGGGGGCACCGGGTACGCCCCCGTGCCGAAGGATTACGATGGAGACGGAAAGACGGACCTGGCCGTCTACCACCAGGCGAGCGGTCTCTGGTTCATCCAGCAGTCTTCGACCGGCTCGGTCACCACTACCGGCTTCGGCGGCCCCGGTTTCGTGCCCGTGCCCCGCGACTACGACGGCGATGGCAAGGCCGATCTCGCCGTCTTTCACCCCGCGAGTGGCCTCTGGTACATCCGGCCTTCGGGCGCGGGGCCGGACATCGTGCAGGGCTTCGGCGGGTCAGCCTACACCCCGGTCCCCGCGGACTACGACGGCGACGGGAAAGCCGACATCGCCGTGTATCACGAGGCGAGCGGGCTCTGGTTCATCCGGCAATCGACGACGGGCACAACCGTCTCCTTCGCCTACGGCGGCAGCGGGTTCACCCCCGTGAATTACTGAGGACGAGGGACCCCGGCGAGACAGGGCTTTCGGGCGCGGAAGCACCCCACTATTCACCACCCGCCCCGGGTGGGGGGTCGTTCTCCGCCCGATGCATCAGCGCGCGGGCTCAGCCCGCCTTGGGGGCGTTGGCGGTTGCGGGATTGGCGGCGAGCCGGCTGTGGCGCCTTCCGTACGCGACGTAGAGGGCGCCCCCAATGAGCATCCAGACGCCGAAGCGCACCCAGGCCGCCGAGGGCAAGCCCAGCATGATGTAAAGGCAGGAGGCGGCACCCGCGGGAGCCACGAACCAAATGAGGGGGGCCCGGAAGGGGCGGGGCCGCCCGGGATCCTTCACGCGCAGGGCGAGCACGCCCAGGCAGACGATAAGGAAGGCGAAGAGGGTGCCGATGTTGGTGAGATCGTAGGTCTCCGCGTCGTCCAGGAGGGTGCAGCCCACGGCCACGGCCACCCCCGTGATGATGGTGGTCACGTGGGGCGTGCGGTAGCGCGGGTGCACGGCCCGAAACGCGACGGGGAGCAGCCCGTCTCGGCTCATGGAGAAGAAGATCCTCGGCTGCCCGAGCTGGAACACGAGCAGCACCGCGGTCATGGAGATGATCGCGCCCAGGGAGATGATGGCCTGGCCCCAGTGGAGGCCGGCCACCTCGAAGGCCTTGGCCAGCGGATCCGATCCCTTGAGCTGCTGGTAGGGCACAAGTCCGGTCGCGACCAGCCCCACCACGACGTAGATGACCGTGCACACGGCCAGCGAGCCAAGGATCCCGATGGGCATGTTGCGCTGGGGGTTCTTTGTCTCCTCGGCCGCCGTGGAGATGGCATCGAAGCCGATGTATGCGAAGAAGACGATGGCCGCGCCCTGGTGGATTCCGGCCCAGCCGTTGGGTGCGAAGGGCGTCCAGTTGCGCGGCTCGATGTAGAGGGCGCCCACGCCCACGAAGAGGGCCAAGACCCCGAGTTTCAGGATTACCATCGCGTTGTTGGCGCGCGCGCTCTCCTTGATGCCGATCACGAGCAGCCAGGTGATGAAGCCCACGATCACCATGCCGGGGATGTTGAGCCCGAGGCGGTGGCCGAAGAGCAAGGGAAGCTCCCCCATCCGGTCCGGGAATGAGAAGAGCACGTTGCGGTAGCTGTGGGAGAGCCAGAAGGGGAATTCGATGCCGAAGACACGCAAGAAGGAGGTGAAGTAGTTGGACCAGGCGATGGCCACGGCCACGTTCCCTACCGCGTACTCCAGGATGAGGTCCCAGCCGATGATCCAGGCCACCAGCTCCCCCAGGGTGGCGTAGGCATAGGTGTAGGCGCTTCCCGCGATGGGAATGAGGGCGGTCAGCTCGGCGTAGCAGAGGCCGGCGAGAGCGCAGACCGCGCCCAGGAGAACGAAAGAGAGCACGAGGGCGGGGCCCGCGCCCAGCCGCGTGACCGTGCCGTCCGCTGCCGTCTCCCCCACCGCGGCGGTGCCGATGGCCGAGAAGATACCCGCCCCGATGACGGCCCCGATGCCCAGCATCACGAGGTCGAAGGCGGAAAGGGTGCGCTTGAGGCCGTGAACTCCCTCCGCCTCGTCGAGCGTGGCCTGAATATCGGCCACGCCCTTGGTCCGGAAGAGGGCGTTCGTCATGGCTCCTGGGTGGACACGAGGTGCGGGATCATAGCATGGCGGCTTTCGTCTACAATCACCGGCCAGGGAGGTGAGACCGCGTGCTGGTGGTGATGCGGAAGGACGCGACCCGGGAGCAGATCCGGGGAGTGGTGACGGCCATCGAGGCCCGGGGCTACAAGGCCCACCCGGTGCCGGGCGGCGAGCGGACCGCGATCGGCATCACCGGGAACCGGTCGGCCGAGGACCTTCCCGCCTTCGAAGGCCTTCCCGGCGTGCTCGAGGTCATCCCCGTCTCCCACGCCTACAAGCTGGTGTCGCGGGAGGTCAAAGCCGAGAACACGGTGGTGAGCATAGGCGGGGTCCGGGTGGGGGGAGCGGGCTTGGTTCTGGTGGCGGGACCCTGCGCGGTCGAGTCTCGGGACCAGATACTGACC from Vicinamibacteria bacterium harbors:
- a CDS encoding amino acid permease, which produces MTNALFRTKGVADIQATLDEAEGVHGLKRTLSAFDLVMLGIGAVIGAGIFSAIGTAAVGETAADGTVTRLGAGPALVLSFVLLGAVCALAGLCYAELTALIPIAGSAYTYAYATLGELVAWIIGWDLILEYAVGNVAVAIAWSNYFTSFLRVFGIEFPFWLSHSYRNVLFSFPDRMGELPLLFGHRLGLNIPGMVIVGFITWLLVIGIKESARANNAMVILKLGVLALFVGVGALYIEPRNWTPFAPNGWAGIHQGAAIVFFAYIGFDAISTAAEETKNPQRNMPIGILGSLAVCTVIYVVVGLVATGLVPYQQLKGSDPLAKAFEVAGLHWGQAIISLGAIISMTAVLLVFQLGQPRIFFSMSRDGLLPVAFRAVHPRYRTPHVTTIITGVAVAVGCTLLDDAETYDLTNIGTLFAFLIVCLGVLALRVKDPGRPRPFRAPLIWFVAPAGAASCLYIMLGLPSAAWVRFGVWMLIGGALYVAYGRRHSRLAANPATANAPKAG
- a CDS encoding glycoside hydrolase family 44 protein, encoding MKGTSGCVLVLILVAGRAHAQAVSVPVDAAAGRHPIDPRIYGLAYPDPASITDLRCPLSRWGGNNTSRYNWQQNADNRGADWYFESIAYSSPNAGDATDTFISQAKSGGAQPLLTIPTIGWVGKLGPSRGKLASFSIAKYGPQTGADSQWFPDAGNGISSGTGQPVTGNDPNDASVASNSTFQQGWVQHLVSRWGTAANGGLLYYILDNEPSIWHSTHRDVHPTGATMDEIKNDILDYGARIKAQDAGALIVGPEEWGWSGYLYSGYDQQWGAQHGWSSLPDRAAHGNWDYLPWVLDQLHQHDVSTGQRLLDVFTVHYYPQGGEFGNDTSTAMQLRRNRSTRSLWDPAYVDESWIADTVRLVPRLKAWVTTYYPGTEIGITEYNWGAEGHINGATAQADILGIFGREGLNLATRWTTPAAASPTYNSIKMYRNYDNSGSGFGDTSVSAAAPSPDTLAVFAAERTADGALTIMAVNKVLTGTTAVSFPLANFVAAGTAQVWQLTSSNAITRLADATLSGSALSATLPAQSVTLFVIPPSAAPPALSINDIVAGPTSAIFTVSLSAASAQTVTVAYATADGTATAGADYVAATGTLSFSPGTTAQVVTVQVIGATRLVDKAFLVNLSTPSAATIAKPQGTGTIVHVPPTRGWEDGTSGVTSHSNCGTGAVEHLTSQYVGYIGITDVTFPRVGDIYYSRVVVSTVGNACAGTSVHVEVLLPPSTQFEISAGHPVLCFSTSPGGVTTPIVTGCPQTVSQGTHGWTVDSTDPAHPGPWALPMGSTLEIRFPVRTLQRLSGSATNSYLQSYVQAMDGVSNPWGNSTQPVSVGDKPPGSRLGQGGADFDNDLRADPTVYYQANGLWYVRKSMTASTFSVSLGGTGYASVSGDFDWDGIPDVAVYHQSSGLWFIRKSSTGATYSYGFGGPGFTPVPADYDGDQQTDFAVYHQASGLWYINKSTTLTSVSVGFGGTGYAPVPKDYDGDGKTDLAVYHQASGLWFIQQSSTGSVTTTGFGGPGFVPVPRDYDGDGKADLAVFHPASGLWYIRPSGAGPDIVQGFGGSAYTPVPADYDGDGKADIAVYHEASGLWFIRQSTTGTTVSFAYGGSGFTPVNY